A portion of the uncultured Draconibacterium sp. genome contains these proteins:
- a CDS encoding translocation/assembly module TamB domain-containing protein translates to MGNSKTLTLKAGGNYNLAGNSDLQFSAQVDDIRAFSAYIPLDSIRGSGSIKAHLSGETDSLLLEAQVELQNAGFTDITAKRIVLDGTGQLAPNDTSLLVNAIVEQFNAGGFELDSVVANAGYFIDSIQLETRASGNEMHTELQSEILLNDGLTISLSEWSLNFKNQNLTLENAPAVIEIDSLEYRLSNLKMASDRSDSAQYIKAGGVISQYGNEDFQFEIANVNIAGLLESFGIEAAVSGNINASANIGGTAVAPDLNGNISIDDALVYGYKFSDFGGQFSLENNRLNFDAQIVPLDTGLLEINANIPFEARFDIMAFNVNPEDTIGARLAVEQFPLSAMEFLKQAEKVEGVLNGNVEVGGTLKEPQPRGELNLNNAQILIPEYGIEYEDIVLDLHFSENAAQLDSFYIKTDDGNLKASGTVDFGSAFYNGEISNSEVSIHFNSFNPVDHRQFNMELSGDASLKGEAGKVVFDGDLEIPEANIYLPAIMSMAGRFAEPELPQPILVQELNKLNKVSDSTATISDTISTRDTLDLSYLSGLTGKLTVNFPQNTWIKNNDMFVEISGELEVIKNSEFFELFGNINVVRGQYEILGKTFKIQEGTVTFQGGEDLIPRLNIQAVYAFRNPEKAEQKLTVQIQGTATEPEINFTIDGSRISEGDALSYILFGVEMNELTIEQQENVSGAGEIAGSAAMSLLSSQLTDLLGNKLDVDYIELKGDGGFDNATVVVGKYITNDLFVSYEQRFGEPDEKDISKYQVKMEYELFKFLFLQLNNSSTDSGFDVIIKLDSK, encoded by the coding sequence GTGGGCAACAGCAAAACGCTGACTTTAAAAGCCGGGGGAAATTATAATCTGGCCGGAAATTCCGATTTGCAATTTAGTGCTCAAGTAGATGATATTAGGGCATTTTCGGCATATATTCCGTTGGATAGTATTCGCGGAAGTGGAAGTATTAAAGCACACCTTTCAGGCGAGACCGATTCGCTTTTGCTGGAGGCGCAGGTTGAGTTACAAAATGCCGGATTTACTGATATTACGGCTAAAAGAATAGTGTTGGACGGTACCGGACAATTGGCACCGAATGACACCTCCCTGTTGGTAAATGCAATTGTTGAGCAATTCAATGCCGGAGGTTTTGAGTTAGATAGTGTTGTAGCAAATGCCGGTTATTTCATCGATTCAATACAGCTTGAAACACGGGCAAGCGGCAATGAAATGCATACGGAATTGCAGTCTGAGATTCTGCTCAACGATGGATTAACCATTTCACTTTCAGAATGGTCGCTCAACTTTAAAAACCAGAACCTGACTCTTGAGAATGCTCCGGCTGTAATTGAAATCGATTCCCTGGAATATCGTCTAAGCAACCTGAAAATGGCTTCCGATAGGTCTGATTCGGCACAGTATATAAAAGCAGGCGGTGTGATCTCGCAGTACGGCAACGAAGATTTTCAATTTGAAATTGCCAATGTAAATATTGCAGGATTACTTGAAAGTTTTGGAATTGAAGCGGCTGTTTCCGGAAATATAAACGCCAGTGCGAATATTGGCGGAACAGCTGTTGCTCCTGATTTGAACGGGAATATAAGTATTGATGACGCGCTGGTTTATGGCTATAAATTTTCTGACTTTGGCGGCCAGTTTAGTCTCGAGAACAACCGCCTGAATTTTGACGCTCAAATTGTTCCGCTTGACACCGGATTGCTCGAGATTAACGCAAATATTCCTTTTGAAGCCCGCTTTGACATTATGGCTTTCAACGTTAATCCTGAGGACACAATTGGTGCCCGTTTAGCGGTTGAGCAATTTCCGCTTTCGGCAATGGAATTTTTGAAACAAGCGGAAAAAGTGGAAGGGGTTTTAAATGGCAATGTTGAGGTTGGAGGAACATTAAAAGAGCCGCAACCACGGGGTGAATTGAACTTAAATAACGCACAAATTCTGATTCCTGAATATGGAATTGAATATGAAGACATCGTTCTTGATTTACATTTTTCTGAAAATGCGGCTCAGCTTGATTCGTTTTACATTAAAACCGACGATGGAAATTTAAAGGCCAGCGGAACTGTTGATTTTGGCTCGGCCTTTTACAACGGAGAAATTAGTAATTCAGAAGTCAGTATTCATTTCAATTCATTTAACCCGGTTGATCACAGGCAGTTTAATATGGAACTATCGGGCGACGCCAGTTTAAAAGGCGAGGCGGGGAAAGTGGTTTTTGATGGCGATTTGGAAATACCGGAGGCTAATATTTATTTGCCTGCAATTATGAGCATGGCCGGTCGCTTTGCAGAGCCTGAATTACCGCAGCCCATTTTGGTACAAGAGCTTAATAAACTTAATAAAGTAAGTGATTCAACTGCAACAATAAGCGATACCATTTCAACACGCGACACGCTCGATCTTAGTTATTTGTCTGGCTTAACAGGAAAACTAACCGTGAATTTTCCGCAAAATACCTGGATAAAAAATAACGATATGTTTGTTGAAATCTCAGGAGAGTTGGAAGTGATTAAAAATTCGGAGTTTTTCGAGTTGTTTGGTAACATTAATGTGGTGCGCGGTCAGTACGAAATTTTGGGAAAGACCTTTAAAATTCAGGAAGGAACAGTTACTTTTCAAGGAGGAGAAGACCTTATTCCGAGGTTAAATATTCAGGCCGTTTATGCTTTTCGTAATCCCGAAAAAGCGGAACAGAAACTTACTGTTCAGATACAGGGAACAGCCACCGAACCGGAGATTAATTTTACAATTGATGGCAGCCGGATTAGTGAGGGAGATGCCCTTTCGTACATTTTGTTTGGTGTTGAAATGAATGAACTAACGATTGAACAGCAGGAGAATGTTTCGGGGGCCGGAGAAATTGCCGGCTCGGCAGCTATGTCATTACTATCGTCGCAACTAACAGATTTGTTGGGTAATAAACTTGATGTTGATTACATTGAACTAAAAGGTGATGGTGGTTTTGATAACGCTACGGTTGTGGTTGGAAAGTACATAACCAACGATTTGTTTGTTAGTTACGAGCAACGTTTTGGCGAGCCCGATGAAAAAGATATTTCAAAATACCAGGTAAAAATGGAGTACGAATTATTTAAGTTTCTGTTTCTGCAGTTAAACAACTCTTCTACCGATAGCGGTTTTGATGTGATTATAAAGTTAGATTCGAAATAA
- a CDS encoding DUF1328 domain-containing protein, with the protein MIRLIIIFLIVAIVAALFGFTGIAASAAAIAKIIFYVALILFLLSLIAGGVRGFK; encoded by the coding sequence ATGATACGTTTAATAATTATTTTTCTAATTGTTGCAATTGTTGCTGCACTATTTGGTTTTACTGGTATTGCTGCCAGTGCTGCCGCCATTGCTAAAATAATCTTTTATGTTGCCCTGATTCTTTTCTTGCTGTCGTTAATTGCAGGAGGAGTGCGTGGTTTCAAATAA
- a CDS encoding phosphoenolpyruvate carboxylase, whose translation MSNLHILIEELGKPYSDLKFLLTCFREVLVENGETELAEVMPWVGEKTPQNADHFSQKHFNMFSVCFQLLNLAETNGAVQQRRKTEEGNSLLSINGLWANSLKLLNKKGIAEDKILESLKNISIQPVLTAHPTEAKRPVILKKYRELYLLLVKRENSMYNSYELQENREEMKRVISSIWHIDEFYMEKPTIENELDNAIHYFVNVFPEVVQLLNRRLVQAWEFSGYDSASLISENNFPRLKFGTWIGGDRDGHPLVNAAVTSDTLQKLRLNAFITIKKELNRLSDDLSFYFDISNLPPFMLDRFKALVAETGNKSKSIISASRNEAFKLIVQLFINKLPINSGNSRLLELDDEKGSYDNSRQLITDLELLKEALLATRLNDIAHQSVNRTIYFIRTFGFHLAELDIRQNSRYYQLALQQLVEKSDPFNASNLDWTPEAKKKFLEKELHSARPFTQDYSTLDTESKNTIECFQLLNKHISKYAHYSIGSLIVSMTQGANDLLTVYILAREAGLTHFEDTMVMKLQVVPLFETIQDLIDSPAILEEYFSYPEVQNSLEYQRKAQNLPVKTQEVMIGYSDSNKDGGILASAWFLYKAQKEISEVGKKFGIDIKFFHGKGGSISRGAGPIHWFLRSLPHGTLSGNFKITEQGESIEKKFANKINAVYNLELMMAGNTLNTLLHKTPEEDADDIAEIMEFLGQESFNTYTELLQNPHFLDFYQEATPIDVIEQSKIGSRPARRTGKRSFSDLRAIPWVFSWGQSRYHITSWYGVGSTLEKMQKQCPEKYDKLKKLIPKNQFIRYVLTNVDTSLASTDKDIMQLYGSLVKNEETRVEVLNLLLQEFDKTQQIMNELLGRPMKERRKSHYYSTQLRAEALNTLHNYQVHYIKKWREQQDADADENKNILNQLLLSVNAIANAMGTTG comes from the coding sequence ATGTCGAATCTGCATATACTGATTGAAGAATTAGGCAAACCTTATTCTGACCTTAAATTTCTATTGACCTGTTTTCGCGAAGTGCTTGTAGAAAACGGAGAAACTGAACTGGCAGAAGTTATGCCATGGGTTGGAGAAAAAACGCCGCAAAATGCCGATCATTTTTCACAAAAGCATTTCAACATGTTTTCGGTATGCTTTCAGTTGCTTAACCTGGCCGAAACCAACGGGGCTGTTCAGCAACGGCGAAAAACAGAAGAAGGCAACTCTCTTTTATCCATAAATGGCCTGTGGGCAAACAGCTTAAAACTCTTAAATAAAAAAGGAATTGCAGAAGACAAGATTCTTGAATCGTTAAAAAACATTTCGATACAACCGGTTTTAACGGCCCACCCCACCGAAGCGAAACGACCGGTGATACTAAAAAAATACCGCGAGTTATACCTGCTTTTGGTTAAGCGCGAAAACTCGATGTACAACTCGTACGAACTGCAGGAAAATCGCGAAGAGATGAAACGTGTAATTTCATCAATTTGGCACATCGACGAATTTTACATGGAAAAACCTACCATTGAAAACGAGTTGGATAATGCCATTCACTACTTTGTAAATGTTTTTCCGGAAGTAGTGCAACTGTTAAACCGCCGGCTGGTGCAGGCCTGGGAATTTTCGGGGTATGATTCGGCCTCGTTAATTAGCGAAAATAATTTTCCACGTTTAAAATTCGGAACCTGGATTGGTGGCGATCGCGACGGGCATCCACTGGTGAATGCCGCGGTTACCAGCGACACTTTGCAGAAGCTGCGTCTAAATGCTTTTATCACCATAAAAAAAGAACTCAACAGACTATCTGACGACCTTAGCTTTTATTTCGACATATCGAATCTTCCACCATTTATGCTCGACCGCTTTAAAGCATTGGTTGCTGAAACCGGGAACAAAAGTAAATCGATTATTTCGGCCTCAAGAAACGAGGCCTTTAAACTAATTGTGCAGCTTTTTATTAATAAACTACCCATAAACAGTGGCAATTCGCGTTTACTTGAGCTCGACGACGAAAAAGGTTCGTACGATAATTCGCGACAATTAATTACCGACCTCGAATTACTAAAAGAAGCCTTGTTGGCTACCAGGCTTAACGATATTGCACATCAGTCGGTTAACCGAACCATCTATTTTATCCGAACATTTGGTTTTCACCTTGCCGAACTCGATATCAGGCAAAACAGCCGTTATTATCAATTGGCGTTGCAACAACTGGTTGAAAAATCAGATCCGTTTAACGCAAGTAACCTGGATTGGACTCCTGAGGCAAAAAAGAAGTTTCTGGAAAAAGAGCTCCACTCGGCCAGGCCATTTACCCAGGATTACAGCACGCTGGACACCGAATCGAAAAATACAATTGAATGTTTTCAGTTGCTTAATAAGCACATTTCGAAATATGCGCACTACTCCATCGGTTCTTTAATCGTGAGTATGACTCAAGGAGCCAACGATTTATTAACCGTATACATTCTTGCGCGCGAAGCGGGACTTACACATTTTGAGGATACAATGGTTATGAAATTGCAAGTGGTGCCGCTTTTCGAAACCATTCAAGACCTGATTGACAGCCCGGCAATTTTAGAAGAATATTTTAGTTACCCTGAAGTGCAGAACAGCCTCGAGTACCAACGTAAAGCACAAAACCTTCCGGTAAAAACACAGGAAGTAATGATTGGCTACAGCGACAGCAACAAAGATGGCGGTATATTGGCCAGTGCCTGGTTTTTGTACAAAGCTCAGAAAGAAATATCGGAAGTTGGCAAGAAGTTCGGTATCGACATTAAATTCTTCCACGGAAAAGGGGGGTCGATAAGTCGTGGCGCCGGTCCTATTCACTGGTTTTTACGCTCGCTGCCTCATGGAACGCTCTCCGGTAACTTTAAAATTACCGAACAGGGAGAAAGTATTGAAAAGAAATTTGCCAATAAAATTAATGCCGTTTATAACCTGGAATTAATGATGGCCGGCAACACTCTTAACACCTTGCTGCACAAAACACCTGAAGAAGATGCAGATGACATTGCGGAGATCATGGAATTTTTGGGACAGGAAAGTTTTAATACATACACCGAGTTGCTCCAAAATCCGCATTTCCTCGACTTTTACCAGGAAGCAACCCCAATTGATGTTATTGAGCAAAGTAAAATTGGTTCGCGTCCGGCACGCCGAACCGGTAAACGAAGTTTTTCCGACCTTAGGGCAATTCCGTGGGTTTTTAGCTGGGGACAGTCGAGATACCACATTACCAGCTGGTACGGCGTTGGTTCCACTCTTGAGAAAATGCAAAAACAATGTCCTGAGAAATACGATAAACTAAAAAAGCTGATTCCGAAAAACCAATTTATACGCTATGTTTTAACCAATGTAGATACCAGTTTGGCGAGTACGGATAAAGATATAATGCAACTTTACGGAAGCCTTGTAAAAAACGAGGAAACGAGGGTGGAAGTGCTAAATCTTCTTTTGCAGGAGTTTGATAAAACTCAACAAATAATGAACGAATTATTGGGCAGACCGATGAAAGAACGCCGCAAAAGTCATTATTACTCCACACAACTACGGGCCGAGGCACTTAACACACTGCACAACTACCAGGTGCATTATATTAAGAAATGGCGCGAACAACAGGATGCTGATGCCGATGAAAATAAGAACATACTTAACCAGTTGTTATTGTCGGTAAATGCAATTGCCAATGCAATGGGTACAACAGGATAA
- a CDS encoding porin family protein produces MKKFIVITLMLLGFGSQMYAQNSYSGIKGGLNLASLSTDGNSDKNLKMGFHAGVFTKIPLSESLAIQPELLYSGKGIKLNFDESMVADGEAKFNLHYIDLPVKLVFNLAEDFSFEVGPYVSYLMSANVDTDGEVFGADFTSEDELDRDHFNSIDYGFSAGLGFDLDPMIVGFNYNLGLKQVANSNDVAEDLIGDAKNMVIQAYVGFKF; encoded by the coding sequence ATGAAGAAATTTATAGTGATTACCTTAATGCTATTAGGGTTTGGAAGCCAAATGTATGCCCAAAACAGTTATTCGGGTATAAAGGGAGGACTGAACTTAGCGAGTCTCTCAACCGACGGTAACAGTGATAAGAATCTGAAAATGGGCTTTCATGCCGGTGTATTTACAAAAATACCGCTCTCAGAAAGCCTTGCCATTCAGCCCGAACTGCTGTATTCCGGAAAGGGAATAAAACTAAATTTTGATGAAAGTATGGTTGCCGATGGCGAAGCAAAATTTAACCTGCATTACATTGATTTACCGGTAAAACTGGTTTTCAATTTAGCAGAAGATTTTTCTTTCGAGGTAGGCCCATATGTTAGTTACCTTATGAGTGCCAACGTTGATACCGATGGTGAAGTATTTGGCGCTGATTTTACGTCGGAAGATGAATTGGACCGGGACCATTTTAATTCGATAGACTATGGTTTCTCGGCCGGGCTTGGATTTGATCTTGACCCGATGATTGTTGGATTTAACTACAATCTTGGCCTAAAACAAGTAGCCAACAGCAACGACGTTGCCGAAGATTTGATTGGCGATGCAAAAAACATGGTCATTCAGGCTTATGTTGGTTTTAAATTTTAA
- a CDS encoding OmpA family protein, whose amino-acid sequence MKKFLILFIALLMGANAYSQTPDKKWGLGLGAGAYYNDGLEKFGVLPQFSLARYLNPSFDATFQTELGFIDEQGVDGITDLANFSLNIKYKLNNGYIFKENSTVKPYVYAGPTYLFDNKTDGFDIHGGAGTKIMLSKKFDLFVEGGYIEGLKPDGWDESDSHWKATIGVVYNFKDPKDSDLDGVWDRNDECPNTPAGVIVDENGCPVDTDGDGIADYKDECPDEIGLAEFNGCPDTDGDGIPDKNDDCPKVAGLAKFSGCPDTDKDGVPDNKDKCPGTPEGWTVDANGCAVDSDGDGVADAEDNCPNVAGPAINNGCPLDLVPKVFKNFTPVLFDTDEHFIRQNEIIKLDAVVIALRENEAYNIHIFGHADERATEAYNQKLSEERAAEIAKYFRENGISDSRIVEVKGYGELRPVVPNTSAENRQKNRRVEIDFDKE is encoded by the coding sequence ATGAAAAAATTTTTGATACTTTTTATTGCCTTGTTAATGGGAGCAAATGCATATTCACAAACGCCTGATAAGAAGTGGGGGCTTGGTTTAGGTGCCGGAGCTTATTACAACGATGGCCTTGAGAAATTTGGAGTTTTACCACAGTTTTCTCTTGCCAGGTATTTGAATCCTTCGTTTGATGCAACTTTTCAAACTGAACTGGGATTCATTGATGAGCAAGGCGTTGACGGAATAACCGATTTGGCAAATTTCTCACTTAATATAAAATACAAATTGAACAACGGCTACATTTTTAAAGAAAACAGTACGGTAAAACCATACGTTTACGCAGGTCCAACCTATTTGTTCGATAACAAAACCGATGGTTTTGATATACACGGAGGAGCCGGAACCAAAATTATGCTGAGCAAGAAATTTGACCTTTTTGTGGAGGGCGGATACATTGAAGGATTAAAACCTGATGGTTGGGATGAAAGCGATTCGCACTGGAAAGCAACAATTGGAGTTGTATATAATTTTAAGGATCCAAAAGACTCCGATCTGGATGGTGTTTGGGACAGAAATGATGAGTGCCCGAATACGCCGGCAGGTGTAATTGTTGACGAAAATGGTTGCCCTGTTGACACCGACGGAGACGGAATTGCTGATTATAAAGACGAATGTCCGGATGAAATTGGTTTGGCAGAGTTTAACGGTTGCCCCGATACCGATGGAGATGGCATTCCTGATAAAAACGATGATTGTCCGAAGGTGGCCGGATTGGCAAAATTTAGTGGATGTCCGGATACCGACAAAGACGGAGTGCCGGATAACAAAGACAAGTGTCCGGGTACACCTGAAGGATGGACGGTTGATGCCAACGGTTGTGCAGTTGATAGCGACGGCGATGGAGTTGCCGATGCCGAAGATAATTGCCCTAATGTTGCCGGTCCGGCAATAAATAATGGTTGTCCACTTGATTTGGTTCCAAAAGTATTTAAAAATTTTACACCCGTACTTTTCGATACCGACGAGCATTTTATTCGTCAGAATGAAATAATTAAACTTGATGCTGTTGTTATTGCCTTAAGAGAAAATGAAGCGTATAACATTCATATTTTTGGGCACGCCGATGAACGCGCAACAGAAGCATATAATCAGAAATTATCGGAAGAAAGAGCTGCGGAGATTGCCAAGTATTTCCGCGAAAATGGAATAAGCGACAGCCGTATTGTTGAGGTAAAAGGATATGGAGAATTGAGACCTGTTGTACCAAATACCTCAGCAGAAAATAGGCAAAAGAACAGGCGTGTTGAAATTGATTTTGACAAAGAATAA
- a CDS encoding OmpA family protein, which yields MAIAIVLAFASCNTSKTLQGGAIGAGAGGAIGGLIGSGSDNTAKGAILGAVIGGSAGALIGNYMDKQAEELEDDLEGADIERVGEGIKITFDSGILFGFDSDELSPASRENIGDLAEILQKYEDTDILIEGHTDSKGSESYNEKLSEQRADAVSDQLKMLGVSSSRISEVGYGEEMPVADNSTEEGRRQNRRVEVAIFANEKLKKAAQNGELMSQ from the coding sequence ATGGCAATTGCAATAGTACTTGCATTTGCATCGTGTAATACTTCAAAAACACTTCAGGGTGGAGCAATTGGAGCCGGTGCCGGAGGGGCAATCGGTGGTTTAATTGGTTCCGGATCGGATAACACAGCAAAAGGAGCAATTTTGGGAGCTGTAATTGGTGGTTCTGCCGGAGCGCTTATTGGTAATTATATGGATAAGCAAGCCGAAGAGCTGGAAGACGATCTTGAAGGTGCCGATATTGAAAGAGTTGGTGAAGGAATTAAAATCACTTTTGATTCAGGAATATTGTTCGGATTCGATTCAGACGAACTGTCGCCTGCATCACGAGAAAATATTGGCGACCTGGCAGAAATACTGCAAAAATATGAAGATACTGATATTCTGATTGAAGGTCACACCGATAGTAAAGGTTCGGAATCGTATAACGAAAAGTTGTCGGAACAAAGAGCTGACGCCGTTTCTGATCAATTAAAAATGCTCGGTGTATCATCTTCACGAATTTCAGAGGTTGGATACGGCGAAGAAATGCCCGTTGCTGATAATTCAACAGAAGAAGGCAGAAGACAGAACAGGCGTGTAGAAGTGGCTATTTTTGCCAACGAGAAACTAAAGAAAGCTGCCCAAAACGGAGAATTGATGTCTCAATAA
- a CDS encoding BamA/TamA family outer membrane protein — MIKKIHHIFFLTLGILFGLVANGQENYEIRDINFKGNRSLDKSFLMDKLVVEEVSFLEKLLTNNEPTLFSRELIDLDLERLKRTYQSEGFVYVNVKLDSLKVNDNRQIVKLNFIIDENEPFVVDTVIFKLTERDDQINIDSIAERNIKKLALRKEERFSDEALKEDVSLIRNLFLDMSFAYVDVNYKIQLDTLQQSVGITYLIDPGPVSHFGQTTVSGNKHVAEDFIRKQFSYSEGQDYNKSLLDKTRESLYHLQLFSVVSVLPQKDKTTLKNPIPVNLYIEEAPRINSEFGAGYGTEDKFRAFVDFTYLGFLGSARRINIYAKHSAIEPYYLSLKWTQPQIFDKKGTVSINPFLGRNVEPGYETKTFGLNLPVTYKFTNQLNATLTYYYEKVTQSIESGDPEFPDPEDENYLYNKSGVLLSSVFATASPKFSPQQGVNLSMGIKLNGYKFGGDFSYMRLWGDFRTYQKIDDMVLALRGMIGGIHSSDDDGFIPVEDRFYSGGSNSVRGWSRSQLGPKRESGTPLGGKSILEGNVELRYPLFWRLSGVAFVESGNVWEKAFSYNFNDLAYAAGGGLRVDTPIGPVRFDVGFPLWNEKKSPQFFISVGQAF, encoded by the coding sequence ATGATCAAAAAAATACACCATATATTCTTTTTAACCCTAGGCATTTTGTTTGGTTTGGTTGCTAACGGCCAGGAAAATTACGAAATCAGAGATATCAATTTCAAAGGAAACCGATCGCTAGATAAAAGCTTTCTGATGGATAAGCTGGTGGTTGAAGAAGTTTCATTCCTTGAAAAACTATTAACCAACAACGAACCAACATTATTTAGCCGAGAGTTGATTGATCTTGATTTGGAGCGACTGAAAAGAACCTATCAAAGCGAAGGTTTTGTTTATGTTAATGTAAAACTCGATTCGTTAAAAGTAAATGATAACAGGCAGATTGTTAAACTCAACTTTATTATTGATGAGAATGAGCCATTCGTTGTTGATACAGTAATATTTAAATTAACAGAGCGAGACGATCAAATCAATATCGACTCCATTGCAGAACGAAATATTAAGAAGCTTGCGCTGCGAAAAGAAGAGCGTTTTAGCGATGAAGCATTAAAAGAAGATGTATCGCTAATCCGAAATCTCTTTTTAGACATGAGTTTCGCATACGTTGATGTTAATTACAAAATTCAGTTAGATACCCTGCAACAATCAGTTGGAATTACTTATTTGATAGATCCCGGGCCGGTAAGTCATTTTGGCCAAACAACAGTGAGTGGAAATAAACATGTTGCGGAAGATTTTATTCGCAAGCAATTTAGCTACAGCGAAGGGCAGGACTATAACAAATCGCTTCTGGATAAAACGCGTGAGTCCTTGTATCACCTGCAACTTTTTAGTGTGGTTTCTGTGCTGCCACAAAAAGATAAAACAACCCTGAAGAATCCTATACCGGTGAATTTATATATTGAAGAAGCACCACGAATTAACAGCGAATTTGGAGCAGGTTATGGTACCGAAGATAAATTCAGGGCATTCGTCGATTTTACTTATCTGGGATTCTTAGGAAGTGCACGGCGCATAAATATTTATGCAAAACACTCAGCCATTGAACCTTATTACCTGAGTTTGAAATGGACACAACCTCAAATATTTGATAAAAAGGGAACCGTTTCAATTAATCCTTTTCTGGGGAGAAATGTGGAACCCGGATATGAAACAAAGACATTCGGGTTAAATTTACCTGTTACCTATAAATTTACAAATCAGTTAAATGCAACGCTTACTTACTATTACGAAAAAGTAACACAGAGTATAGAATCCGGCGATCCGGAATTTCCAGATCCTGAAGATGAGAATTACCTCTACAATAAATCGGGAGTGTTGCTCAGTTCAGTATTTGCAACGGCAAGTCCAAAGTTTTCGCCGCAGCAAGGAGTGAACCTTTCGATGGGGATAAAACTGAACGGCTACAAATTTGGTGGCGATTTTAGTTACATGCGCTTGTGGGGCGACTTCCGTACCTACCAGAAAATAGATGATATGGTATTAGCACTACGCGGAATGATTGGAGGAATCCACTCGTCGGATGATGACGGATTTATTCCCGTTGAAGATCGTTTCTACTCGGGAGGTAGTAATTCGGTAAGAGGTTGGAGCCGCTCGCAATTGGGGCCAAAACGCGAAAGCGGAACTCCCTTGGGCGGTAAAAGTATTTTGGAAGGAAATGTAGAATTGCGTTACCCGCTTTTTTGGCGATTAAGTGGAGTTGCTTTTGTTGAAAGTGGTAATGTTTGGGAGAAGGCATTTAGCTATAATTTTAACGATCTGGCTTATGCGGCCGGAGGTGGTTTACGTGTTGATACACCAATTGGTCCGGTACGTTTTGATGTTGGTTTTCCATTGTGGAACGAGAAAAAAAGTCCTCAGTTTTTTATTAGTGTCGGACAAGCATTTTAA
- a CDS encoding peroxiredoxin has protein sequence MSTTMVRQQMPEFEMEAYDAKTGHYKTVSSNDYKDKWAVVCFYPADFTFVCPTEIAAMNAHYDEFQELGVELLPVSVDSKFSHKRFVETEPILEGLKLTIGADTTKEVARDFGVLIEEEGVALRGRFLFNPDGVCVAQEVQADSVGRNVIEFIRQIKAWQHASKTGEVCPAGWRPGKKTLPVNTDVEQMTGKVGEYITLEEILS, from the coding sequence ATGAGTACAACAATGGTGAGGCAACAAATGCCTGAATTTGAAATGGAAGCATACGATGCAAAAACAGGTCATTACAAAACTGTATCGAGTAACGATTATAAGGATAAATGGGCGGTTGTTTGTTTTTATCCGGCCGATTTTACTTTTGTTTGTCCAACTGAGATTGCTGCAATGAACGCACATTACGACGAGTTTCAGGAGTTAGGTGTTGAGCTTCTTCCCGTTTCGGTTGATTCAAAATTTTCGCACAAAAGATTTGTGGAAACAGAACCAATTCTGGAAGGGTTGAAATTGACTATTGGAGCTGATACAACAAAAGAAGTTGCACGTGATTTTGGTGTTTTAATTGAAGAAGAAGGTGTTGCATTACGAGGTCGCTTCTTGTTTAATCCTGATGGTGTTTGTGTGGCACAGGAAGTTCAGGCAGATTCGGTTGGCAGAAATGTAATTGAATTTATACGACAGATTAAAGCCTGGCAGCACGCAAGTAAAACCGGCGAGGTTTGTCCGGCTGGTTGGAGACCCGGCAAAAAGACTCTTCCGGTTAATACCGATGTGGAACAAATGACAGGAAAAGTTGGTGAATACATAACTCTGGAGGAAATATTGAGCTGA